In Ipomoea triloba cultivar NCNSP0323 chromosome 15, ASM357664v1, one genomic interval encodes:
- the LOC116005588 gene encoding probable E3 ubiquitin-protein ligase BAH1-like isoform X1, whose product MKFGETFKEYVHEDEGNKLSYVEYKSLKKVLKRCSACNTLKSSNECCSFCDQTFFPELKKEASDVAGCFSSRVRRLLRLHMAPGVQQYFISLRHCFVDDQQAMARECQMLMQYAVMNTTAMRKILKKYDKIHGSVKGRNFKSTISAEHLEILQSPWLIELGAFYLNFNASNGKSSRELFSSFPCDFDATEFTLTLTLPENIKLEYSLKCAVCLDFVFNPYALGCGHLFCKSCACRAASVMLCDGLKAASKESKCPICRQVGVYTNVVHMVELDLLLKRRFRKLWKERLVSDRAEALKQSRLFWELQTRYVVGF is encoded by the exons atgaagtttggGGAGACTTTCAAGGAGTACGTTCACGAGGATGAAGGCAACAAGCTGTCCTATGTCGAATACAAAAGCCTGAAGAAAGTTCTCAAACGCTGCTCCGCATGCAACACTCTCAAGAGTTCCAATGAATGCTGCTCTT TCTGTGATCAAACCTTCTTTCCTGAACTGAAGAAGGAGGCCTCTGACGTTGCTGGGTGTTTTAGCTCTAGAGTAAGAAGACTTCTCAGACTTCATATGGCTCCAGGGGTGCAACAATACTTCATATCGTTGCGTCACTGTTTTGTTGATGATCAGCAAGCCATGGCACGAGAGTGTCAAATGCTAATGCAGTATGCAGTGATGAATACTACTGCTATGCGAAAAATCCTTAAGAAGTATGACAAG ATTCATGGCTCTGTTAAGGGAAGGAATTTTAAATCTACAATAAGTGCTGAGCACTTGGAGATTCTGCAATCACCGTGGTTGATTGAACTAGGAGCTTTCTATTTGAACTTCAATGCCTCAAATGGTAAGAGCTCAAGAGAGCTCTTCAGTTCTTTCCCATGTGATTTCGATGCTACTGAGTTTACACTCACTTTGACGCTTccagaaaatataaaattagaatacAGCCTGAAGTGTGCTGTTTGCCTG gattttgttttcaaCCCCTATGCTTTAGGCTGTGGGCATCTTTTCTGCAAATCATGTGCATGCAGGGCAGCTTCTGTGATGCTATGCGATGGTCTAAAGGCTGCAAGTAAGGAGTCAAAGTGTCCCATTTGCAGACAG GTAGGTGTTTACACCAACGTAGTGCACATGGTGGAATTAGATTTGCTTCTGAAGAGGAG ATTTCGAAAGCTGTGGAAAGAAAGGCTGGTGTCTGACCGAGCTGAAGCACTGAAGCAGTCTAGGCTGTTCTGGGAATTGCAAACGCGGTACGTGGTTGGGTTCTGA
- the LOC116005588 gene encoding probable E3 ubiquitin-protein ligase BAH1-like isoform X2 yields the protein MKFGETFKEYVHEDEGNKLSYVEYKSLKKVLKRCSACNTLKSSNECCSFCDQTFFPELKKEASDVAGCFSSRVRRLLRLHMAPGVQQYFISLRHCFVDDQQAMARECQMLMQYAVMNTTAMRKILKKYDKIHGSVKGRNFKSTISAEHLEILQSPWLIELGAFYLNFNASNGKSSRELFSSFPCDFDATEFTLTLTLPENIKLEYSLKCAVCLVSHLLHCKENRLISCRNSVPNSKLVTKLGFCFQPLCFRLWASFLQIMCMQGSFCDAMRWSKGCK from the exons atgaagtttggGGAGACTTTCAAGGAGTACGTTCACGAGGATGAAGGCAACAAGCTGTCCTATGTCGAATACAAAAGCCTGAAGAAAGTTCTCAAACGCTGCTCCGCATGCAACACTCTCAAGAGTTCCAATGAATGCTGCTCTT TCTGTGATCAAACCTTCTTTCCTGAACTGAAGAAGGAGGCCTCTGACGTTGCTGGGTGTTTTAGCTCTAGAGTAAGAAGACTTCTCAGACTTCATATGGCTCCAGGGGTGCAACAATACTTCATATCGTTGCGTCACTGTTTTGTTGATGATCAGCAAGCCATGGCACGAGAGTGTCAAATGCTAATGCAGTATGCAGTGATGAATACTACTGCTATGCGAAAAATCCTTAAGAAGTATGACAAG ATTCATGGCTCTGTTAAGGGAAGGAATTTTAAATCTACAATAAGTGCTGAGCACTTGGAGATTCTGCAATCACCGTGGTTGATTGAACTAGGAGCTTTCTATTTGAACTTCAATGCCTCAAATGGTAAGAGCTCAAGAGAGCTCTTCAGTTCTTTCCCATGTGATTTCGATGCTACTGAGTTTACACTCACTTTGACGCTTccagaaaatataaaattagaatacAGCCTGAAGTGTGCTGTTTGCCTGGTGAGTCATTTACTTCACTGTAAAGAAAATAGATTAATTTCATGTCGGAATTCTGTTCCTAACTCAAAGCTGGTCACAAaattaggattttgttttcaaCCCCTATGCTTTAGGCTGTGGGCATCTTTTCTGCAAATCATGTGCATGCAGGGCAGCTTCTGTGATGCTATGCGATGGTCTAAAGGCTGCAAGTAA